CATAACAATTTTATAATTTTTGAGAATCTCTCATATATATTTGGGTGAAAATGCTTTTAGATTACCTTTGAATTTTGGATTTTCGGTATGCTTATTGCTTAAGTTGAACTATTTTGTAGGTAGATCTATGGCAAGAGGAGGTATGACATCTGCCCCCACCTCATTGAAATATTTATAAGTTTAAACATTAGTCCCAATTAATATATAGTATGAGGATAATAATTAAAAAAAAACCTTTTCACCATTGACCAAATTAACAAAAGTAATTAATGTTGTTTGCTGACAAACCATATTTTTGATTAACATGAATGATTTAGGAAATCTTCAAAAGCATCAATTTCGTATTACTTACTCCCTCCATGTTACATGTTTTAGAAATTTTTTTTCAAAAAAATATATATTTTTTTTGTATTTTCAATGTATATTTTGTCAACTAATAATGATTAATTGAAAATTTCAAAAAATTTAATTGCATTTATTTGATTTTTATTAGTTTAGATTTATGGAAAAAATATAATCACAAAAAATTATGCATTTATTCCATGTTTTATTAATATGTGTGAAAAATCTAAAATATAAACGGAATGAATATATGAACTTTAGAATCTTATATCTATTATTTCCTTTTGCACTTCTTTTTGTTCCTTTTGCATTTTACGTAGAAGATGTTAGACCATCATTAACGCAGGGTTCTTAGTACATGGTTTTTAGCAGAATATAAGAACCCGACTCTTAACTTTTTACTGAAAAAGTTAAGAGTCGGCTCTTAAATCTCTTATTTAAGAACCGACTCTTAGCATTTTCAGTTAAAAATTAAGAGTCGGGTTCTTATATTCCGCTAAAAATCCCGTCCTAAGAACCCCGGTTAATGATGCTCTTACTCCTCTGCTTTCTTTATACACACCATCGCTCTATGCAACACATTCTTGCGATAGTTGGTTAAATATTTTGATATTTTTCTAGAATTTTAGTTAATTAATTAAGATAAATTTGAAAGGCAAAATAAATATCATTTCTCACATGGATATATTAAAAGACAGAAGCATTTATTTATAAAGCATATAGTACATTGATAATTAATTAACAGAAACTTCCAACATCAATTAACTGAAACAGTCGTTCATGATCTTCTCTCCCCTGTTTCTGGATAATGAGATTAGCGTCAGTCGATAGGAAGCTTGTTCATCTTAAGAAACTTGTACTCTCTGTAGACATAAGGCTTAAACTTAGGAGCATCATCAATAACTAGCTCCGCCAAAGGTCCGACGACATGATCAAGGTTCGGTTCCGCGAACACCGGCCACGAGAGTCTCGTCCTTACCGTATCCATCGTCACTCTATGCTCCCCACTCTTATACCTAGCTCCCATTTGAATATGCTTTTAGATTACCTGACGACTATACTCTCACGTTTATATAATTTACAAGCAATATGTATCCAACTTGATAAATTTGTATCCGTACAAAATGCACACAGTAAGAAAAAGTTAGATTCGCCGAAGTTATATGAATAATAGGTACTGGAAAATGTCGGCAAAATGAACAAAAATAATAGGAATGGATCTACTGCATGCAATGCATACTGAATTTTTATTTATTGGATATGTTGAATTACTTGGTAGGTAGATCTATGACAAGAGGAGGTATTTCATGTGCCTCACCTCACTGAAATATTTATCATGTAACCAATAGTTCTAGGAAAATAATTATGCCTCATATATAAACAATTATGGACCCGCTCTTGAGTAACAAATATATAGTGGGGAATTCTGTGGTAGTACCTTCTCTAGAAGTTCTATTATATCAAGAACGTGAATCTCGTGCAACCACAAAGTAAGTAGTCATCTGCACACGCATACTGTTAATAATTATATAATAAGAGTTATTTTTGGATTCATTTCCTAGAATGAACATTTAGGCTCACAACCTTTAAAATTTCATTATTTCAAATTCGATATCTTTTAAAAAAGGAAACAAAATACTTTCAAGTTATATTATGTTTTTAAAATAAAAAATACTAGTTACAGAAAAAATATATTTATATTTTTAACGTCGTCAGCAAACACTAAACCCTAAATTCTAATTCCTAAACCCTAAATCCTAAACCCTAAACCCTTGGGTATACCCTAAATCCTTGGGTAAACCCTAAACCCTTGGATTAATCATAAACTCTAAATAAAAAACACTAAACACTAAAACCCTAAACCCTAAATCGTAAACCCTAAACCCTTGAATGTTTTAGTGTTTAGTGTTTTTGATTTAGAGTTTAGGATTTATCCAAGAGTTTAGGATTTAGGGTTTAAGGATTATGATTTAAGGTTTAGTGTTTTGCTGATTTAATTTTTTTTTTGTAATTACTACTATTTTTTTTACCTTTTTATTTTAAAAACATAATATAACTTGAAAATATTTTGTTTCTTTTTATAAAAGATATTGAATATGAAATAACACAATCATATTGGTTGGTGAACCTAGAATAAGTCATATAATAATACATATTATTAATAAAATTAAAAAATATATATACATTATGGCGCGTGAATTTGAATAAGTTTGAAAACATTGTGTAAATACAAAACAAGGCAATTTGATGGATTAAGGAAACAAAGTAAATGTGATATCTTGAAGGAAACATTTTGTAGTTCTTACATTTTTGTAGTTAACATATCACCATATAATATTTCACATCTAACCAAAAAGATTTATTTGTTTTAAATATTAACAATTAAGTTATTTATGAAAATAACAATGTTTTGAAAACCGGACCAGACATTGACTCGGCATTATCATTGGATAGCTGGTCAGACCGGTTCAACCGGGGTTTTGATTTTTCTTTATATATACATACTAATATATATATATATATATATATATATAATATTAAAATGTTATAAAAAGAACTAGAATAACATTTGATCAATCCAGATTTTGTTTACTGCACGTTCCAATGGTAACCGGTTAGAACTTCCGAAGTAACAAATTAAGACCTTAAAAAAGGTAAAACCATTTAACTTAAACTTGCTATCATTAAGACAAAAAATTGAGACGATGTTCTTACAAAACTACATAATCCATACATATGAATAGCAAAGAAACCACATGCTGCATTACAATCTAGTCTATTCTAAAGCATTCCTCTGCCCCAAAACACAGATTACAATGGTATGGGTTTATATAAGTAAGAGTTGCATTTGAATGTAATTACTGTCACATGACCATTTTTTTTTTTCACTTTACATCATTTTTCTAAATGATTGGTTATTTTCCTAAATATTATACCATTTTCGTTTCCAATAATCATAAAGTTTATTAGATTCCTTTAATGATTGCGTGTATGGAAGGGTGAAATAAAATATCCCAAAAACTATATAATAAAAGTACTACTATAAAGTAAAACAAGTAGTATGAATTTTTGTTTATGGCATATAGTATTAAACTAGGTTAAGATCCGCGCCTTGCGCGAGATCAACATTATATATATAAATTATTTTATGTATTAAATATTTTTACATATTATGAAATAATTAATATATATTAAATAATTAAAGTTCAGTAACTATTAAATATATAATTAAATTGGTGCGAACATATAAATTAATTTTATTAACCCAAAAAATATTTTTTTTTATATTTGATAGGATATGTAATTAAATTTAAATGATACTAACATAGATAATATATTTTAGTATATTTTTAATATTAATATCTATTAAATGGTGATTTCTATTCATATAGTTTTTTCGATCATTTATATATTTTATAGAAAAAAATTTAAATTACTGATAACAAAATTTTCATTATGGAATTAATAGTTTTAGTAATTTATAATTAAAAAAAAATAAGTTGTCAATGATCGTTCAAAACTTTTATCAAAAAAATTGTTCAAAGTAAATTTTGAAACTAAAATATTGTATTTTATATGGTTTATAGTTTAATTTCAAATGATATATATATTAATCTTAATAATTAATTAAATTAGACTTTTTACTTATATAATTTTTGTAATCATTTTTATTTTTTCATAAAAAAAAAATTTAAACCATGGATCATAAAATTTGAATGTGAGACTCTTGACAGTTTTAGTAATTTATAGCCGTTTGTAAAAATTCAAAATAAAACATATACATAAAAATCTAAATTTTTATTATATGGTTATTGTGGTTGTTTAATTTATTTAATAGTTTAAAATTAAACAAATATGATATAAGATACACTATTTTTTTTATCAAATCTTTATTATTCAAAATCATTAATTGTCATATTTACTTTAGTCACATTAGACAATTCCATAAATTTTATTTAAGGAAATAATAAAGTACATTAATGATGAATTTATTGTTAGTTTAATAAAAAACTTATTATATAATTAGATGAACCAACATATTTCTCTAATGATTCTTAAAATCATCTTAGTGATGACATGTGGCTACAAAAAGAAATTGTAATGCTTCTCAAATAATATATAGGGGATATTGTGTGGGTAGCACAGTTTTCTGGAAGTTATATTATCAAGAGCGTGAATCTCGTGCAACCACAAAGTAAAGTAACATTACATAACCAAGCGAGGACGGCCCAGTGATTTTGAAGGAGCTTTGGCCTCAATACGGACTTGGATTCGAATTCCGCTGGCCACCGTCGATTAAAATGGGGTGAGAAATGCGACCTTCCAGGATGCCTTCTGCGGTGGTGTATTTAAGCGCTAGTCGGATTCCCTCCGGGGCGTCCGGATTACCTGGATTATCAAAAAAAAAGTAGTATTACACTTCACAATGTGCTATTCTTGAATATCAGTATATCACTGAAAAACACTACTAAATAAATAAAGATTACATAAACAGAAATTACATCAAAGATTCAAAATCACCAATTGTTTAGCTATTTTTATGATATACACATTTTCTGTGTGTGTTAATAAAAAAGATATACAAAAATTGCAAAAAGAAACCTAGCTATATAGTTCTAAAACCTTTTTGTTGAAATAGTCAATAGTTAGATATACATTTGGTCAATTCCGATATTCTTTACTTCACATTTCAATGTTAGCCACTTAGAACCTTCGAAGTAACAAAGACCTTTAAAACGTATAACCATTAACTTAGGTTGGCTCTCACTAAGACAAAAACTTGAGAGAATGTTGAATTACAATCTATTCTACTCTAAAGCAAATCACAACGTTCCTCTGCGCCAAAGCTCATTACAATGCTACGAAAAAATGAAACTGATGATATCGACTTTACCTTAGGATTACGTACCCATTCCAGGATCCTTCCTCTTTCTGCTGGTGCGGTTGAGCCATCACGCGTTTCTGCGGCAGAGGAACACTTGGGTTCATCCCAGCCTGAGCTGGAAAATTATAAGCCATCATGCCTTGAGGCTGCATCCTCTGCATGTTATGCCCAACCATTGGTCTTGGCATCGATCTACTCCCCATTTCATGCCGGTTTAGTTCGTTAAGAATTTGAAAAATAATTCGGTTTTCGGTTTGGTTTTCGATTTTCAAAAAAATAATTAAAAAAAAGGAAATAGCCAAAATAACCAAAAATCTAACCGAAAAAATCGAAAATAACTGAATTTAACCGAAATAACCGAGTTTAACCAAAAATATCCAAAATATTTTGAGCAAACTATACAAAAATTAACCGAAAACAAAAAAAAATCGGTTATTTTAGGAAATAAAGTGAAAACCAAAAAATCGTTAACCGAAACGAACGGAAATTTAATTCAGTTGATTTCAGAAATTGGTTTTTAACATTTTGGTTAACCGAAAACCAGACCGGCTAGCGAACCAGAATTTTTTTGGGTCATGGGTTATTGTGGTTAGACCGGGTCTGAACCGGGTTCAATCGGGTTTACTTAGATTAAACTAAATTTAATGATATTTTATAAATAATATGCATATTTTTTTAAAAAATAGATCATATCAAATAAAATGTTTAAATAACTATAATGTGTAGAAAAACTTAAAAAAATAACAATTAAAATCTAAAATCAATATGAAAAACACATTTAAACTTTATTCGCAGATCTTATAACTATAAATCTTCATCACCATTAAAACAATTGATATACACATTAGGTAAAAATTATATTTTGAAATATAAATTTCCCAAACGTAAATGTTTCAATTATTTAAAATCTTCAAAACAAATTATCATAAAATAAAATTTAAACAAAGTGAGAAGTAGATAAAAACAATATTTTGACGTGAATATTAAACTTTGTGAATCTTGTAATTTATAAGTTGTAGAGACGAGAAAAGAAAAAGAAGAAAGATGATATTTTATTAATCTTTAATAAATTTTATTTTTATTTAAAAAGAATGTTTCATTAACAAAATTTTAGCTTATATACGAACCGGAGTTTGTCCGGTTCATTGGGTCGCCGGTTCCCGGATTTTGACGGTTCAATAGGGATTTTTAATTGGTTCGATATTAGTTGGGTTTTAACATTAATCGAATCCAAATTATTTTTGGTTCATGGTTTAACCTAGTCCGACCGCCGGTCCGGTCCGGGTTCGCATGGCTAGTTTCAACGGTGCTTGGTATATTATCGCAAACCCAAAATCAGCTATCTTAACAATCCCATAACTAAAATATTCGAGAGTTTTAAATCTCTGTGTACGATCCAGTTACTATGGAGATAGTTTAATCCGTTAAGAAGCTGCCAAAGCAAGGACTTAACAGTAGTGTACTGGTTTAAAGAATGTCCTACTTTGTCTCTATGGTGCCTGATGATTTCGTAGAGATCGTGCTCCGAGTATTCGAAGGCGTGGTAGAGAGACATGTCCGCGGAGTTGATGTGGACGTTTACGAGGTTCTCGTGCGAGATCTCTCTGAGGAGCATCATCCAACTCTTAATTATGCCACTTGGTCCAACTGTTTTATTTGGCGGTTTACTTGGTTTGGTTCGGTTCGCACGAAAGTCTGAAGCAAGCTTCTCTGAGTCTTAGCCCAAATTTTTTTGGGCTTTTTTTGGGCTTTTGTGCATCGTTAGTTTCAGTTTCTAAAGCCTTTTCTCTCTCGCTTTCAGACAAGTCCCTCGTGGCGGTGTTCTGTCGCTTCAGCCTTTGATTTTATTTTATTTTATATAATTTAAAAAATAATCACCTAATTAGAAAAGGAAACCATCATCAGTATACAGAGAGAGATTACTGTCTGTCTTTAAGGATTTTAATTAAGGAATTAAATCTTTTATTCTGATTTAATTCTGTGAAGACAACGCGCAAAAAGGCTTCTCTCGTCTTTATTCTTTTGAAGTCTCTGTGAAATGCTCAAAGGTGATTAGGGTTTATCGGCTCTTTCTTTCTTATCCTCTCCGTTATCGAAAGTAAGCTTTTTTTTTTTTTTCACTCTATCGTTATCCAATGAAGTTACTTGATTGTTTGTCTGAGATCTATTTTTTGTGTCAGTGTGTCCTCGACAGCTTGTGTGATCAATCTATCTTTTTTGTCTTATTATGTTTCTTCGTGATCGGGTTCGTGTCTGTTTCGCATGTGTTGGTGACTTGGTGCAGAGAGAGAGAGAGACACTTAGAATTGGGGAAAGATGATAACTTTCTATCTCCTTATTGTTTTCATTATCCTTTTATTCGTTATGCATCTCTTCCCTGATTGTAACATTGTCACGTTTCTTTTATCTAAGACATGTGTTTCTGATTCTCAGATTGTCTCGTGTCTGAAACATTTCATGCTTTTGAGGCTTACAAATTATTTTGTGGGCTTAAAACAGATATAACCAAAAATGGCTGCGGAGCTTGTTAGTTCTGCAACAAGTGAAAAGCTTGCTGAAATGGATTGGACCAAAAACATTGAGATCTGTGAACTAGCTGCTCGTGATGAAAGGTATAATGAGGAGCCATAAACATCTTCTAATCATTGTTTGTTAAAATGTTCAATCACCTAAGGATTTATATGATGGACATCTGTTAATGAGTTTTTCTCTCTGGTAAAACAGGCAAGCAAAAGATGTTATCAAGGCTATCAAAAAACGCTTGGGGAGCAAGAACCCAAATACTCAATTATATGCTGTTCAGGTAAGGGTCCTGGTCTCTAAATCTATCTTTCTTTTTACCGGAAGATCTATTATATTCTTTGTTGTTGCAGTTGCTGGAGATGTTGATGAACAACATTGGAGAGACTATTCATAAGCTGGTTATAGACACAGGTGTCCTCCCTACACTTGTGAAGATTGTAAAGAAAAAAGTATATTCTTCATCTCTCTTTCTAGATGTAACTTAATTTGAGAGTTAAGCTACTTATTTTAGTTTGCATATTCTTTAGACGGATTTGCCTGTAAGAGAGAGGATATTTCTCCTTCTTGACGCAACTCAAACCTCTCTTGGTGGCGCTTCAGGAAGATTCCCTCAGTACTATTCAGCATACTATGTTTTAGTGGTAAGTTTTGAAAACATTCTAGCTCCCTGAATCTTATCATAACACTAAGCTTTTCTTTTTTTGTTACCTCCAGCACGCAGGAGTTAAGTTTCCTCAGAGGTCTAGCTCCACACCACCAGTTGTGGTCACTGCACAAACGGTTCCAAGAAGTACGCTCAATGAACAACTTGCATCCGCTAGAAAAGAGAGGACTACTGCTCCTGCTCATGCTCAGCAGAGAGAATCTCAAACTACCTCCTCTTCTTCTAGGTAATCTTCCTTCTTCTCCACATGTCAGGCACCTAACTGCTAAATGTTTGCTAGATTTTTAAGAGAGATTAATCTGTTGTTATATATTTCTTTTGATTGTAGCATTTTGCAAAAGGCTGGTGCTGCATTAGAAGTTTTGAAGGAAGTGCTTGACGCAGTTGATTCTCAAAATCCTGAGGTATATATAATATAACCGAATTTCTACAAAATAGTTTATATACTTACTAATATTAACTATATTTAGTTTTGAAATCATCAAATAATTTAAAACTACTATTTATAAACCGAATTACCCGAATACTTTTTCTCTAAAGTACTTCAAACTATCCAGATTTTTATCCGGAAACCCAAAAAATCTGATATTTAATCTGAAAAACTCGAATTTAACCCGAATTAACTTCTAAACCATAACCAAATTGGACCCGAAATTATCTTGGATGGTTCCCAACTTTGTTACCCAAACCGAAATAACCGAACCGAATTTTCCAAATATCCTAACAGATCCTATATCTCTAGAACCGAAAAAATCGAAAACCGAAATAAACCAAACCGATACCTGAAATGCCGAGGCCTATATAACCCCATGACTTTGTATTGTTACCTCCACTCTTTTTCATCTCTTAGCCTGAGTGATAACACCATTTTTGATTTGCTTTTGACCATTTAGGGAGCAAAGGATGAGTTTACTCTTGATCTTGTGGAGCAATGCGCGTTCCAGAAGGAGCGTGTAATGCACCTCGTCATGACATCAAGGCAAGTTTCCATCTCTCTTGGATTAGATGTTCATGTTAAAAAGCATTTTTGTTCTTCTTCTCAAGTAGATATAGGCTTTGTTGATGCAGGGATGAAACAGCAGTTTCTCAAGCAATAGAATTGAACGAGCAGCTTCAGAGGATTCTTAACAAACATGAAGATTTACTCTCTGGTAGAATCACAGTGCCAGGCAGGTCTACTACATCTAATGGCTACCATTCTACCTCAAACGGTCACCAGAAACCAAGCAGCTCTATCTCCATTGAAGATGATGATGATGAAGAGGAGCCTGAACAGTTATTCAGAAGGTTTGTCCCCTTACATTATTTATAGAATCTGAAATGGGTTTATTCATGTGAATGTTTTGCCTGCAGATTGAGAAAAGGGAAAGCTAGAGCAATGCCTGAAGATGAAGAAGAAGAGGCATCACCTCCACCACGAGTCTTACTTGGATCAGCGATCCATAGCGAGAGACTAAACCGTCCACTCATTCGTCCTTTGCCATCAGAGGAGTCATCACCACGCAGTGGTGATAGCCATTCGCAGTCCTCCTCCTCGCCTGTTGTGATTCCACCACCACCTGCAAAACACGTTGAGAGGCAAAAGTTTTTCAAGGAGAAGAAAGTTGATGGTGCGTCTGGTTTGCCAGGTCATATGAGAGGTCTTTCTTTGCATAGCCAAGATGGAAGCAGCTCACGCAGTGGAAGTGTGGACTTCAGTGACTGAAACACCCCAAAAGTTCGGTCTCATGATAAGTATATGTATTCTTTTTAACTCTTGGTCCTCTTAGGTTTGTTAATTTACAGAGAAAGTTTGTGTTGTGTGTGTCTCTAGTATTGTGAAATTAAAATATAGCACATGAGATGAAATATGATTATTTATACTAGTAAAGGTACTTGTTTTCACTTTGTTGAAGCATGAGCTATATGCTATTTAGAGTGGTTTGCTGTTCCTGTTTGTGTAATGAAGCTAAATGTGGAAAATGCTATTCAGTTTCTTGAATGTATATTTCACATGGGTCTTTTGTAACGTTCCATCTCATCTCAGCTTAAAACCATACATTTGTTTGGTCTTATAAAATTCCTCCTTATTTTATTATTTAACGTTTTAGAAAAAAAGTTTTGTTTCAAATTAGGTAATGTTTTAAACTTTCAATATAAAATTTATTAATAATTTATATTATATAACTAATGGTATTATATAATATAAATTGTTATTGGTTAAATTGTGATTAAATGAATAGTTAATGATGTTTTTAAATTGAATATTTTTAATCTATGTAATTAGAGTAATTTTTTCAAATAATTATTTTTAAATTTTTGTCATAAAAATAGTATTCGAGGAAGAAAATGATCAAAATAACTTCTAAACCATAAGTATAGATTAGTTAACTCAAAAGTAAAAAAATATTTTAGTCATTTTTTTCATTAAAAACTATTTTCGTAAAGATAAATTAAAAATGACTATTATAAGAAAAAAAATTCAATGTATTTAATCATAAAATAATCTTAGTTTAAGTTGCAAAAAATTAAAGTAATCCTAGTCACATGAGTATCAAGATTTGGTGTGTGTGGTAAACTGTCCGTTTTCAGTTCTCATGTCATGTGGAGACTGGAGACATACCACGGGTGCACAAGTATGCACGTGACTGACCCCTCTTTCACCACTTCCCAATAAGGAAACTGAATTTTTATTAATTTAGGGATTAATTAACTTGTACTCCTGCTAATTGTTGCTGCTTATTGTAATGTGCCGACCAATGCCAAGCTAGTTTGTCCTCATATCCTTGATCATAGCACTGAACCAATAAAATAATAAACCAATGCTAGACACTCGATGCTTAGTGTTCAATGGTTAAAAAATGAAACATTGACTACATTATGTTAAAAAGAAAAAAACCTAAACCACACTACATATGGAAGGAACTCTTTCTCTCTATATATATGGAGTAATGGAGACCTAGGTCTTTGCTCAACTCATCACTTACACGTTTATACCATTTCATATATACAATTATTCAATGGAGAACAAAGTTTTCGCTGCCTTCTTCTTGTTTCTCGTCCTCTTCTCATCTCGTAAGCTTTTTGCTTCATTCATTTTTGTTCTTTCTATATACACTACTACTCCATACATGAGTTTCAAACCATATTGCTAGTTAACCTCAAACCAAAACCAGATGTTTTTCATATATAAATGCGAAGTGCCTGTTACATGCATGACCTATCTATCTCCATTCATTTGTGTTGCATTTTTAATGTGTGTTAATTAATTTATGTGTAATATTATAGAGGAGGTTATTGGGATAGAGGGAAGGATGTGCCAATCAAGGAGCCATCACTTCAGGAGCATATGTTTGTCCAACCATAACTGTGCCAATATCTGCCGTGGCGAGCGCTTTTCCGGCGGTCGTTGCCATGGTCTCCATCGGAAATGCTACTGTACTCGTCTTTGCTAGCTATCTGTTCTCTTTTTTCCATTAAAAATGTTGTTGTTCTTCAGTTCTCCCTTCCAGTTTCTAATAATAATTATAATGTTTCTCGTTTTGCTAATCAAGAATTCAAGATGAACAAAGATAGTAGTGCAGCATCAACATTAGAGCAAAAAAATATCCCAAAAATGCATTTTTGCTATCTTTTTCTCACTGTTAATATTCAAACTTTAGTTCTTATCTCTCTAGTGTATTCAAAAATGAAGTAAAAACACCTATATGTTGAAGAAATGTGAACAAGTAACCAACATAAAAGGTGTATTATCATATGTACATGAATCAAATGTTGCAGTCAAGTCACTATTAGTATTCAAATTTTAGTTCTTAACCCTCTATTGTACTCAAAATGAAGCAAAAACATTAATAGATTGAAGAAATGTGAACAAGAATATTATCATATGTACATGAATCAAATTTGCAGTAAAGTAACCATTGAATCACCACTTCTACTTCTTGGCAAGTCCCCAAATCCGGATGGTTCTATCATCACTCCCTGAAGCCAGCATATGAATATCAGTTGGGTTCCAACTCACACAGTTCACAGCTCCTGAATGTCCACGCAACACACGACAAGGTCTCAACCCTTTTGCTACGTGCCATATGTATACCTACAAACAACAGAGACACACCGTCACAAATGTTTTCTTGAGAGTCAAGGAAGACCTTATATTTTTGAGAGTCAAGAAAGACCTATGTTTCTTGAGAGTCAAGAAAGATCCTAACATGCCTGAGAATCCTCACTCCCACTAGCGATGAAATCTTCATCATACCCACCAAAGCAAGACCTGATAATAAACCGA
This genomic interval from Brassica oleracea var. oleracea cultivar TO1000 chromosome C2, BOL, whole genome shotgun sequence contains the following:
- the LOC106322798 gene encoding TOM1-like protein 2, which translates into the protein MAAELVSSATSEKLAEMDWTKNIEICELAARDERQAKDVIKAIKKRLGSKNPNTQLYAVQLLEMLMNNIGETIHKLVIDTGVLPTLVKIVKKKTDLPVRERIFLLLDATQTSLGGASGRFPQYYSAYYVLVHAGVKFPQRSSSTPPVVVTAQTVPRSTLNEQLASARKERTTAPAHAQQRESQTTSSSSSILQKAGAALEVLKEVLDAVDSQNPEGAKDEFTLDLVEQCAFQKERVMHLVMTSRDETAVSQAIELNEQLQRILNKHEDLLSGRITVPGRSTTSNGYHSTSNGHQKPSSSISIEDDDDEEEPEQLFRRLRKGKARAMPEDEEEEASPPPRVLLGSAIHSERLNRPLIRPLPSEESSPRSGDSHSQSSSSPVVIPPPPAKHVERQKFFKEKKVDGASGLPGHMRGLSLHSQDGSSSRSGSVDFSD